A genome region from Tolypothrix sp. PCC 7712 includes the following:
- a CDS encoding SGNH/GDSL hydrolase family protein, producing MTQQFHKSELKHFSNLYVFGDSYSDIGNAFNTTGGILAAPPNYHGRFSNGLLWIDYLADSLKLSIQPSTENSASNHGINFAVGGATTGTENLFPAVIPDLPNLPGLQQQIDSYTSRKPHIQPNALYIIWAGAADYAPFVNGIPKYSDTITTIANISTAIQNLTASGARNILLVNVIDIGKTPLAPEVNQITNSHLVTQLVEKHNASLQEIAYTFEDKINLMLFDVKSVVDDAIAHPQKFGFTNTTQASSLVESSNPDEYVFWDQVHFTTKTNKLIADAALAILSKR from the coding sequence ATGACACAGCAATTCCACAAATCAGAGCTAAAACACTTCAGCAATCTTTATGTTTTTGGTGATAGTTATTCCGATATTGGCAATGCTTTCAATACTACTGGTGGTATTCTAGCTGCACCGCCCAACTATCATGGGCGATTTTCTAATGGTCTGCTGTGGATTGACTATCTCGCAGACAGTTTAAAATTAAGCATACAACCAAGTACAGAAAATAGCGCCAGTAATCACGGGATCAATTTTGCAGTTGGAGGCGCAACCACAGGTACAGAAAATTTATTTCCGGCTGTAATTCCTGATTTACCAAATTTACCAGGATTGCAACAACAAATAGATTCATATACCAGCCGCAAGCCGCATATTCAGCCAAATGCACTATATATTATCTGGGCTGGGGCTGCGGATTATGCGCCATTTGTCAATGGTATTCCTAAATATAGTGACACTATTACTACTATCGCCAATATTTCTACAGCCATACAAAATTTAACTGCATCAGGTGCCAGAAATATTTTATTAGTTAATGTTATTGATATTGGAAAAACACCTCTAGCACCAGAAGTAAATCAGATTACAAATTCCCATTTAGTGACTCAATTAGTAGAAAAACATAACGCATCTTTGCAAGAAATTGCCTATACTTTTGAAGACAAAATTAATTTAATGTTGTTCGATGTCAAGTCTGTTGTGGATGACGCGATCGCACATCCGCAAAAATTTGGCTTCACAAACACAACTCAAGCTAGCTCCCTGGTAGAATCTAGCAATCCAGATGAGTATGTATTTTGGGATCAAGTACATTTCACAACCAAGACTAATAAATTAATCGCGGATGCAGCTTTAGCCATCTTATCCAAGCGCTAA